The proteins below come from a single Ornithodoros turicata isolate Travis unplaced genomic scaffold, ASM3712646v1 ctg00000885.1, whole genome shotgun sequence genomic window:
- the LOC135375519 gene encoding uncharacterized protein LOC135375519 has product MGDVSLVGPLALCTARVSVSQSTHVVSFLVLPQCVSDVILGTDFLYDTRALVDCGTGTITWDELPSVPLFPDDRKEAVRLCAREDTLLPPNVLSPIRLRASTPCPGMTVLASAAHSMTTRGLLLTSLLDVTSGETLVWTLNTSSDKQLLPEAMCVATATPITSDGVNDAPLGAQDSPPHTVSTSGSHASPEWIHKTIADNLSDCEKQQLLSVLQEFQDIFDAGAPTSRLPVTHTVEHTINKGDSAPIRSRPYRVSSSERNIIQTHVSDMLERGVVQPSSSLGPRQLS; this is encoded by the coding sequence ATGGGTGACGTGTCTCTCGTCGGACCTCTTGCACTTTGCACTGCACGAGTGTCTGTCTCCCAGTCGACGCACGTAGTCTCATTCTTGGTTCTTCCGCAATGTGTTTCTGACGTGATACTTGGTACTGACTTCTTATACGACACTCGAGCTCTAGTCGATTGCGGCACCGGCACCATCACCTGGGACGAGCTACCCAGCGTACCCCTCTTTCCCGACGACAGGAAAGAGGCCGTTCGATTATGTGCACGGGAGGACACCCTGCTGCCTCCAAACGTTTTGTCCCCAATTCGGCTTCGTGCCAGTACACCATGCCCCGGCATGACTGTTTTAGCTTCCGCTGCACATTCGATGACGACCCGCGGTCTTCTGCTCACATCCCTTCTCGACGTAACATCCGGCGAAACGCTTGTTTGGACTCTGAATACCTCTTCGGACAAGCAACTCCTCCCAGAAGCCATGTGTGTCGCTACCGCAACCCCCATCACATCTGATGGCGTGAATGACGCTCCTCTAGGGGCTCAGGACAGCCCTCCACACACTGTGAGCACTTCCGGCTCTCACGCCTCACCCGAGTGGATTCACAAGACCATCGCCGACAATCTCTCGGATTGTGAAAAGCAGCAACTGTTATCTGTCCTACAAGAATTCCAAGACATTTTTGATGCCGGCGCTCCCACCTCCCGTCTTCCCGTCACACACACCGTCGAACATACTATAAACAAGGGAGACTCCGCCCCGATTCGCAGCCGTCCATACAGAGTCTCGTCGTCGGAACGCAACATAATTCAGACGCATGTCTCTGATATGCTTGAACGTGGCGTAGTACAACCATCGTCGAGCCTTGGTCCTCGCCAGTTGTCCTAG